From Micromonospora echinospora, one genomic window encodes:
- the eda gene encoding bifunctional 4-hydroxy-2-oxoglutarate aldolase/2-dehydro-3-deoxy-phosphogluconate aldolase, giving the protein MEPTELLRTNRLVPVVVLDDAAHAEPLADALATGGLPVAEVTFRTPAAAEAIARMAAHGGVTVGAGTVTTVDQVDQAVRAGARFVVSPGFSAAVVRRCQEHGIFVLPGASTATEVMTALDAGVDVLKFFPAGTSGGAPAVAALSAPFPQVRFVPTGGIDADSAADYLRLPSVLAVGGSWMVPRKAIAAGEFAHVAELVRASVAAVSR; this is encoded by the coding sequence ATGGAACCGACTGAGCTGCTGCGCACGAACCGTCTCGTCCCGGTTGTCGTCCTCGACGACGCCGCGCACGCCGAGCCGCTCGCCGACGCGCTGGCCACCGGCGGCCTGCCGGTCGCCGAGGTCACCTTCCGCACCCCGGCGGCGGCCGAGGCGATCGCCCGGATGGCCGCCCACGGCGGCGTCACCGTCGGGGCGGGCACCGTCACCACCGTCGACCAGGTCGACCAGGCGGTCCGGGCCGGCGCGCGGTTCGTCGTCTCCCCCGGGTTCAGCGCGGCCGTCGTCCGCCGCTGCCAGGAGCACGGCATCTTCGTGCTGCCCGGCGCGAGCACCGCGACCGAGGTGATGACCGCCCTCGACGCCGGCGTCGACGTGCTCAAGTTCTTCCCGGCCGGCACCTCCGGCGGGGCCCCGGCGGTCGCCGCGCTCTCCGCGCCGTTCCCGCAGGTCCGCTTCGTCCCCACCGGCGGCATCGACGCCGACTCGGCCGCCGACTACCTGCGGCTGCCGTCGGTGCTCGCCGTGGGCGGCAGCTGGATGGTGCCCCGCAAGGCCATCGCGGCCGGCGAGTTCGCCCACGTCGCGGAGCTGGTCCGCGCCAGCGTCGCCGCCGTATCCCGCTGA
- a CDS encoding NfeD family protein: MDAVLWIVLGVVLAVAEIFTATLFLLMFAVGAFAAAGAAALGAPVAIQAVVFAAVSALTVVAARPTIRKHRRSATEDGGQPFGVEALEGATALVLERVDTDSGLVKIDGELWTARPYDATQVFVPGQRVQVIQVRGATALVWQDDVSPGALPGSEG; this comes from the coding sequence GTGGACGCGGTGTTGTGGATTGTGCTGGGTGTGGTGCTGGCTGTCGCCGAGATTTTCACGGCGACGCTGTTCCTGCTCATGTTCGCGGTCGGCGCGTTCGCCGCGGCCGGCGCGGCGGCACTCGGCGCGCCGGTGGCGATCCAGGCCGTCGTCTTCGCGGCCGTCTCGGCGCTGACCGTCGTCGCGGCCCGGCCGACCATCCGGAAGCACCGCCGCTCGGCGACCGAGGACGGTGGGCAGCCGTTCGGGGTCGAGGCCCTGGAGGGGGCGACCGCGCTGGTGCTGGAGCGGGTCGACACCGACAGCGGACTGGTCAAGATCGACGGCGAGTTGTGGACCGCCCGGCCGTACGACGCCACCCAGGTGTTCGTGCCGGGCCAGCGTGTGCAGGTCATCCAGGTGCGGGGCGCGACCGCCCTGGTCTGGCAGGACGACGTCTCCCCGGGCGCGCTGCCCGGGTCGGAAGGGTGA
- a CDS encoding SPFH domain-containing protein: protein MELVIAALLIAMALIGVVALAKAVRIVPQQRQDVVERFGRYRRTLNPGLNLLVPFVDAVRTKVDLREQVVSFPPQPVITSDNLVVSIDTVLYFKVVDSVRATYEISNFLQAIEQLTVTTLRNVIGSLDLERALTSREEINRHLSGVLDETTGRWGIKVTRVEIKAIEPPPSIRDSMEKQMRAERDRRAAILNAEGHKQSQILTAEGEKQAAVLRADGDRQARILQAEGQAKAIRTVFDAIHQANPSQKVLAYQYLQALPQIANGTANKVWIVPAELTKALEGMGGALGGLSQMVGDAPTPQASSGASDVEREAAEAAQAAAAAAQQIHDEVRVAEAQATGGNGPQGLPAPEPVSPQSLLQDPADQRERG from the coding sequence ATGGAACTGGTGATCGCGGCGCTGCTCATCGCCATGGCCCTGATCGGGGTGGTGGCGTTGGCGAAGGCGGTACGGATCGTGCCGCAGCAGCGCCAGGATGTGGTGGAGCGGTTCGGTCGTTACCGGCGCACCCTGAATCCGGGGCTGAACCTGCTCGTGCCGTTCGTCGACGCGGTGCGGACCAAGGTCGACCTGCGCGAGCAGGTGGTCAGCTTCCCGCCGCAGCCGGTGATCACGTCGGACAACCTGGTCGTCTCGATCGACACGGTGCTCTACTTCAAGGTGGTCGACTCGGTCCGGGCCACGTACGAGATCTCCAACTTCCTCCAGGCGATCGAGCAGCTCACCGTCACCACGCTGCGGAACGTGATCGGCTCGCTGGACCTGGAGCGGGCGCTGACCAGCCGCGAGGAGATCAACCGGCACCTCTCCGGGGTGCTGGACGAGACCACCGGCCGCTGGGGCATCAAGGTGACCCGGGTGGAGATCAAGGCGATCGAGCCGCCGCCGAGCATCCGCGACTCGATGGAGAAGCAGATGCGCGCCGAGCGGGACCGCCGGGCGGCGATCCTGAACGCCGAGGGGCACAAGCAGTCGCAGATCCTCACCGCCGAGGGTGAGAAGCAGGCGGCGGTGCTGCGGGCCGACGGTGACCGGCAGGCACGGATCCTCCAGGCCGAGGGCCAGGCGAAGGCGATCCGGACCGTCTTCGACGCGATCCACCAGGCCAACCCGAGCCAGAAGGTGCTCGCCTACCAGTACCTCCAGGCCCTCCCGCAGATCGCCAACGGCACCGCCAACAAGGTCTGGATCGTCCCGGCCGAGCTGACCAAGGCCCTGGAGGGCATGGGTGGCGCGCTCGGCGGGCTGAGCCAGATGGTCGGTGACGCCCCGACGCCGCAGGCCTCGTCCGGGGCGAGCGACGTGGAGCGGGAGGCGGCCGAGGCCGCGCAGGCCGCCGCGGCCGCCGCCCAGCAGATCCACGACGAGGTACGCGTCGCCGAGGCGCAGGCCACCGGCGGCAACGGTCCGCAGGGGCTGCCCGCACCGGAGCCGGTCTCCCCGCAGAGTCTGCTCCAGGATCCGGCCGACCAGCGCGAACGGGGCTGA
- a CDS encoding serine hydrolase domain-containing protein yields the protein MSLLPETVRRVDGLVAEAQVTGRVPALVMGVVRDGALVHLSVAGDHPRPDVDLQFRLGSISKTMTAVLVMQERDAGRLALDDPLDRHLPGTPFGTRTLRQLLGHASGLQREPDGQWWERAEGVDLAALLAGLTAGKAPYPPHRGYHYSNLAYGLLGGVLERLTGTGWYDLLRERILEPLGMRRTTYQATEPFARGYVVHPWHDTLREEPRTDTGAMAPAGQLWSTAADLATWAAFLADPAPEVLAAASLTEMCAPVVISDLDSWRSGHGLGLELHRQGDRVYVGHGGSMPGYVAALAVHRPSRTGVVGFANSYGFRTGGIGQLGLEVLTTVLDAEPTRATPWRPAAAPPPAEVAELAGRWWWMGHPTDVTWDGGAGHLVTYGRGGRTLRFAPEGADRWRGCSGSEDGEVLTVLRDGSGRAVALDVATFVLTRTPDEEP from the coding sequence ATGTCCCTGTTACCGGAGACCGTCCGTCGGGTGGACGGCCTCGTGGCCGAGGCGCAGGTCACCGGCCGGGTCCCCGCCCTGGTGATGGGCGTGGTCCGCGACGGTGCCCTGGTCCACCTCAGCGTCGCCGGCGACCACCCCCGCCCGGACGTCGACCTCCAGTTCCGGCTCGGCTCGATCAGCAAGACCATGACCGCGGTGCTGGTCATGCAGGAGCGCGACGCCGGACGGCTCGCCCTCGACGACCCCCTCGACCGGCACCTGCCCGGCACCCCGTTCGGCACGCGCACCCTGCGCCAACTCCTCGGGCACGCCAGCGGCCTGCAACGGGAGCCGGACGGGCAGTGGTGGGAGCGCGCCGAGGGCGTCGACCTGGCCGCCCTGCTCGCCGGACTGACCGCCGGCAAGGCCCCGTACCCGCCGCACCGGGGCTACCACTACTCCAACCTGGCGTACGGGCTGCTCGGCGGCGTGCTCGAACGGCTCACCGGCACCGGCTGGTACGACCTGCTGCGGGAACGAATCCTCGAACCGCTCGGCATGCGTCGCACCACGTACCAGGCCACCGAGCCGTTCGCCCGGGGCTACGTGGTGCACCCCTGGCACGACACGCTCCGGGAGGAACCCCGGACCGACACCGGCGCGATGGCCCCCGCCGGCCAGCTCTGGTCCACCGCCGCCGACCTGGCCACCTGGGCGGCCTTCCTCGCCGACCCGGCACCGGAGGTGCTCGCCGCGGCGAGCCTGACCGAGATGTGCGCGCCCGTCGTGATCAGCGACCTCGACTCCTGGCGTAGTGGCCACGGCCTCGGGCTGGAACTCCACCGCCAGGGCGACCGGGTGTACGTCGGCCACGGCGGCTCGATGCCCGGGTACGTCGCCGCCCTCGCGGTGCACCGCCCGTCGCGCACCGGCGTCGTCGGCTTCGCCAACTCGTACGGCTTCCGCACCGGCGGGATCGGTCAGCTCGGGCTGGAGGTGCTCACCACCGTGCTGGACGCCGAGCCGACCCGGGCGACGCCGTGGCGTCCCGCCGCCGCCCCGCCCCCGGCCGAGGTGGCCGAGCTGGCCGGGCGCTGGTGGTGGATGGGGCACCCGACCGACGTCACCTGGGACGGCGGCGCGGGGCACCTGGTGACGTACGGCCGGGGCGGGCGGACGCTCCGCTTCGCCCCGGAGGGGGCGGACCGTTGGCGGGGCTGCTCCGGCTCGGAGGACGGCGAGGTGCTCACCGTGCTGCGCGACGGCAGCGGCCGGGCGGTGGCCCTGGACGTGGCGACCTTCGTCCTGACCCGCACCCCCGACGAGGAGCCCTGA
- a CDS encoding DUF3097 domain-containing protein produces MGRRYGEDVLAGDWRRRRTVPEVDAEPDLVVEDADSGFCGAVVGFEAGAVVLEDRHGRRRNFPLLPAAFLLDGEPVTLRRPTRAPVPAARRRTASGSIAVEGVRAQVAKASRIWVEGVHDAALVERIWGDDLRIEGVVVEPLDGIDALDAEVRAFTPGPTRRLGVLVDHLVPGSKESRIVARVDSPYVLVTGHPYVDVWQAVKPAALGIRAWPVVPPGRPWKEGVCAALGVADPADMWRHILSRVDSFADVETPLINAMERLIDFVTDPPTDPDR; encoded by the coding sequence ATGGGGAGGCGATACGGCGAGGACGTGCTGGCGGGGGACTGGCGGCGGCGCAGGACGGTGCCCGAGGTGGACGCCGAACCCGACCTGGTGGTCGAGGACGCCGACTCGGGCTTCTGCGGCGCGGTGGTCGGCTTCGAGGCCGGTGCGGTGGTGCTGGAGGACCGGCACGGCCGGCGACGCAACTTCCCGCTGCTGCCGGCGGCGTTCCTGCTCGACGGGGAACCGGTCACGCTGCGCCGGCCGACCCGTGCGCCGGTGCCGGCCGCCCGTCGCCGCACCGCCTCCGGCTCGATCGCCGTCGAGGGGGTGCGCGCCCAGGTGGCGAAGGCCAGCCGGATCTGGGTGGAGGGGGTGCACGACGCCGCCCTGGTGGAACGGATCTGGGGCGACGACCTGCGGATCGAGGGCGTCGTCGTGGAGCCGCTGGACGGCATCGACGCCCTCGACGCCGAGGTGCGCGCCTTCACCCCCGGTCCGACCCGACGGCTCGGGGTGCTCGTCGACCACCTGGTGCCCGGCTCGAAGGAGAGCCGCATCGTGGCCCGGGTCGACTCGCCGTACGTGCTGGTGACCGGACACCCCTACGTCGACGTGTGGCAGGCCGTGAAGCCCGCCGCGCTCGGCATCCGGGCCTGGCCGGTGGTGCCGCCGGGCCGCCCGTGGAAGGAGGGGGTCTGCGCCGCGCTCGGGGTGGCCGACCCGGCCGACATGTGGCGGCACATCCTCTCCCGGGTCGACAGTTTCGCCGACGTGGAGACCCCGTTGATCAACGCGATGGAACGCCTCATCGACTTCGTCACCGACCCGCCCACCGACCCCGACCGGTGA
- a CDS encoding sugar phosphate isomerase/epimerase family protein — protein sequence MKPQPFRQHDQRVVRAFVEARRGHTAAEPRLKFGWSNWGFGTEDLATTAARLERNDVRYVELHGNLYSPDLGYRPDETLRVLGDHGITVSGVCGMVTPDQEFAHNLPHVRARAIEYFRRQAEFTAAVGGSYLLFGAGSVGRPTAFDSYELERSAQTMRLVADDFAAAGIRGAVEPIRPEETSVVHTFAEALRLLDLVDHHAIAHINGDLYHMLSGELHIGATLLDHGDRMINLHLADTNRRALGHGLLDLDVVIMALYAVGYQRGDNYCSAEPLGAGGNPYAAMNLPPQPERLDELVRDTVRTFREREDEVLGASDEELYALYQIDSE from the coding sequence ATGAAACCGCAACCGTTCCGCCAGCACGACCAGCGCGTCGTCCGCGCCTTCGTCGAGGCCCGCCGGGGCCACACCGCCGCCGAGCCGCGACTGAAGTTCGGCTGGAGCAACTGGGGCTTCGGCACCGAGGACCTGGCGACCACGGCGGCCCGGCTGGAGCGCAACGACGTGCGGTACGTCGAACTCCACGGCAACCTCTACTCCCCCGACCTCGGCTACCGGCCCGACGAGACCCTCCGGGTGCTCGGCGACCACGGCATCACCGTCTCCGGGGTCTGCGGCATGGTCACCCCAGACCAGGAGTTCGCGCACAACCTGCCGCACGTACGGGCCCGCGCCATCGAGTACTTCCGCCGCCAGGCCGAGTTCACCGCCGCGGTGGGCGGCTCGTACCTGCTCTTCGGCGCGGGTTCGGTCGGCCGGCCCACCGCGTTCGACTCCTACGAGCTGGAGCGTTCCGCCCAGACCATGCGCCTGGTGGCCGACGACTTCGCCGCCGCCGGCATCCGGGGCGCGGTGGAGCCGATCCGGCCCGAGGAGACCAGTGTGGTGCACACCTTCGCCGAGGCGCTGCGCCTGCTCGACCTGGTGGACCACCACGCCATCGCACACATCAACGGGGATCTCTACCACATGCTCAGCGGGGAGCTGCACATCGGTGCCACGCTCCTCGACCACGGCGACCGTATGATCAACCTGCACCTGGCGGACACCAACCGGCGTGCCCTCGGACACGGCCTGCTCGACCTGGACGTGGTGATCATGGCGCTGTACGCGGTCGGCTACCAGCGGGGCGACAACTACTGCTCGGCCGAACCCCTCGGGGCCGGCGGCAACCCGTACGCCGCGATGAACCTGCCGCCGCAGCCGGAGCGCCTCGACGAGCTGGTCCGGGACACCGTGCGCACGTTCCGCGAGCGCGAGGACGAGGTGCTCGGCGCGAGCGACGAGGAGCTGTACGCCCTCTACCAGATCGACTCCGAGTAG
- a CDS encoding FGGY-family carbohydrate kinase, with protein MSQFIGVDIGTTRTKVGCYDADAGRLVVLRHAPTVVDPDPWGGRRDATRLAASVGDLLADLLADPAVRPDDLAGVGVGSVGEEVVLLAADGSVTAPVLAWFAGHGQQARAALGEGSGWADTDDTFSVFKLRWLAEHRPDDLAAARTFTSLADFVARDLLADRTAPVFLNVSHASRTGLLDVRAGVLRTDALPDLGLTTLALPDLVDSATVVGRTSGAGVLPAGVPVVAGGHDHMCGAFGTGVRAAGDVYVSAGTSEAQVLLVDALPDVVDPGLDTGIFVAGGLRFVHRATPSGRYYQAWHDMLYSGVPDATMWAELDRVVDQVDPATIDAGLRNLRLAALPMDVTRAHVLASLLKGLAVEAEATTVRLGRLGGVDIADVTVAGVAAGWPTWRRLRQDATERRLRFVDEPEATVLGVAVLAQYGVTGRADVPVHLTSTRP; from the coding sequence ATGAGCCAGTTCATCGGCGTCGACATCGGCACCACCCGGACGAAGGTCGGCTGCTACGACGCCGACGCCGGCCGGCTCGTCGTGCTCCGGCACGCGCCCACCGTGGTCGACCCCGACCCGTGGGGCGGCCGGCGGGACGCCACCCGGCTCGCGGCGTCCGTCGGTGACCTGCTGGCGGACCTGCTGGCCGACCCGGCGGTACGCCCCGACGACCTGGCCGGGGTTGGGGTCGGGTCGGTCGGCGAGGAGGTCGTGCTGCTCGCCGCCGACGGCAGCGTCACCGCCCCGGTGCTGGCCTGGTTCGCCGGCCACGGCCAGCAGGCCAGAGCGGCCCTCGGCGAGGGCAGCGGCTGGGCCGACACGGACGACACCTTCTCGGTGTTCAAGCTGCGCTGGCTGGCCGAGCACCGGCCCGACGACCTGGCGGCGGCGCGCACCTTCACCTCGCTCGCCGACTTCGTGGCGCGGGACCTGCTCGCCGACCGTACGGCCCCGGTGTTCCTCAACGTCTCGCACGCCTCCCGCACCGGGCTGCTCGACGTCCGGGCCGGCGTGCTGCGGACCGACGCCCTGCCCGACCTCGGCCTGACCACGCTGGCCCTGCCCGACCTGGTCGACAGCGCCACCGTCGTGGGCCGTACCTCGGGCGCGGGCGTGCTGCCGGCCGGGGTGCCGGTGGTGGCCGGCGGCCACGACCACATGTGCGGGGCCTTCGGCACCGGCGTCCGCGCCGCCGGCGACGTCTACGTGTCGGCGGGCACCTCCGAGGCGCAGGTGCTGCTGGTCGACGCCCTGCCCGACGTGGTCGACCCGGGCCTGGACACCGGCATCTTCGTGGCCGGCGGCCTGCGGTTCGTGCACCGCGCCACCCCGTCCGGCCGGTACTACCAGGCCTGGCACGACATGCTCTACTCCGGCGTCCCCGACGCGACGATGTGGGCGGAACTGGACCGCGTCGTCGACCAGGTCGACCCGGCCACCATCGACGCCGGACTGCGCAACCTCCGGCTCGCCGCGCTGCCGATGGACGTCACCCGGGCCCACGTGCTGGCCAGCCTGCTCAAGGGGCTCGCGGTCGAGGCCGAGGCGACCACCGTCCGGCTGGGCCGGCTCGGCGGCGTCGACATCGCCGACGTCACCGTCGCGGGCGTGGCCGCCGGCTGGCCCACCTGGCGTCGACTGCGCCAGGACGCCACCGAGCGCCGGCTCCGGTTCGTGGACGAGCCCGAGGCGACCGTCCTCGGCGTCGCCGTCCTCGCCCAATACGGTGTCACCGGCCGGGCCGACGTCCCGGTGCACCTGACCAGCACCCGACCCTGA
- a CDS encoding 1-phosphofructokinase family hexose kinase, whose protein sequence is MPAFTLHVVCPNPAVDRLQVVERFRPFEVNRVAEVRSLPGGKGLIVCRGARRLGATVTAHGFVGGATGQVIRDGCGDLGVHDRHVGIAGETRVTPVVIDRATGRSTVLNERGPEVTAADQDRLLAGLAETVTPGDVVVATGSLPPGSAADLHARVARLALDRGATAIVDAHGEPLARVVEDARATRPAGRLVVKPNAEELSGVLGRPLPDRAATTAAVRDLHAATGVTFVVTLGVDGAVWVDSGDDLAVDTPRVETVNATGSGDSFLAGLAVALGRGDDPASALVLAAAMGAANAASLEPDVDPALVERLRHEVTVTQGAAEG, encoded by the coding sequence ATGCCGGCGTTCACGCTGCACGTGGTCTGCCCCAACCCGGCCGTCGACCGGCTCCAGGTGGTGGAACGGTTCCGGCCGTTCGAGGTCAACCGGGTGGCGGAGGTGCGCAGCCTCCCCGGCGGCAAGGGCCTGATCGTCTGCCGGGGCGCCCGTCGCCTCGGGGCCACGGTCACCGCTCACGGCTTCGTCGGCGGCGCCACCGGCCAGGTGATCCGCGACGGGTGCGGCGACCTCGGCGTGCACGACCGGCACGTCGGGATCGCCGGGGAGACCCGGGTGACCCCGGTCGTCATCGACCGGGCCACCGGCCGGTCCACGGTGCTCAACGAACGCGGCCCCGAGGTCACCGCCGCCGACCAGGACCGGCTGCTCGCCGGCCTGGCGGAGACGGTGACCCCTGGCGACGTCGTGGTCGCCACCGGCAGCCTGCCGCCGGGCAGCGCCGCCGACCTGCACGCCCGGGTCGCCCGGCTGGCGCTCGACCGGGGCGCGACGGCCATCGTCGACGCCCACGGCGAGCCCCTCGCCCGGGTCGTCGAGGACGCCCGCGCCACCCGGCCCGCCGGTCGGCTGGTGGTCAAACCCAACGCCGAGGAACTCTCCGGCGTGCTGGGCCGCCCGCTGCCGGACCGGGCCGCGACCACGGCCGCCGTACGCGACCTGCACGCGGCCACCGGGGTCACCTTCGTGGTGACCCTCGGCGTCGACGGGGCGGTCTGGGTCGACAGCGGCGACGACCTGGCGGTGGACACCCCCCGCGTCGAGACGGTCAACGCGACCGGCTCCGGCGACTCCTTCCTCGCCGGCCTCGCGGTCGCCCTCGGCCGGGGCGACGACCCGGCGTCGGCCCTGGTCCTGGCCGCCGCGATGGGGGCCGCCAACGCCGCCTCCCTGGAACCCGACGTCGACCCGGCGCTGGTCGAACGGCTCCGGCACGAGGTGACGGTGACCCAGGGGGCGGCCGAGGGATGA
- a CDS encoding transglycosylase domain-containing protein: MRSRSLVGRLATVLLCGVLAGLVLAAAVFPGNLLFGLAMKSASETWGGLPQELRTPTPAQRTVVYAADGRTPITSFYDVNRRDVPLAEIAPVMRQAVVAAEDRRFYSHGGVDLRGLARALVSNAREGTTQGASTLTMQYVRNVLKSDPERTAEERESATEVSVGRKLQEIRYAAALEQTLDKDEILARYLNIAYFGSGAYGIAAASERYFSVTPAELTLAQAALLAGLVQSPNEYSPIDGDQDAALVRRSYVLDSMVVTGAITAEQAEQARAEELTLDPTEQPNGCTALSGDHADWGFFCDYLRSWWLEQPAFGSTVAEREQALNRGGYTIVTSLDPAVQASALRQSLAVFDSDESRALPIAAVEPGTGRVLAMAVNRNYSLAANPDGQDNRPNTVNQLVAGGGAIDGYQAGSTFKLFTMLAALESGLPLDTEYYAPTRLVTRHPAENTTAVCGDRWCPSNADPASMNGYRTMWDGFGRSVNTYFVRLSEEVGPAKVVEMAERLGIRFRSDLDENLARTEAADWGAFTLGVSATTPLDLANAYATVAAEGTYCEPLPVLSIAGPDGAKLPAGDPSCRRVLDADVARAATDAARCPVGQDPAYGRCTGGTATTADRIVGGRPLAGKSGTSDQDATKSFVAYTPQVAVAGIAANPDDPTDRVGISAQSGVVAAVARVIDTATEGEPEVDFTPPSRRIALGDDGQAPPSSSRSGRDLDLDLDLDLPDWLDRLRTPR, from the coding sequence ATGCGTTCCCGATCGCTGGTGGGCCGGCTGGCCACCGTGCTGCTCTGCGGTGTGCTCGCCGGTCTCGTCCTGGCCGCCGCCGTGTTCCCCGGCAACCTGCTGTTCGGCCTGGCGATGAAGTCGGCCAGCGAAACCTGGGGCGGCCTGCCGCAGGAGCTGCGGACCCCGACCCCCGCCCAGCGCACCGTCGTCTACGCGGCCGACGGCCGGACGCCGATCACCAGCTTCTACGACGTCAACCGGCGGGACGTGCCGCTGGCCGAGATCGCCCCGGTGATGCGCCAGGCGGTGGTGGCCGCCGAGGACCGGCGTTTCTACTCCCACGGCGGCGTGGACCTGCGCGGACTGGCCCGCGCCCTGGTCAGCAACGCCAGGGAGGGGACGACACAGGGCGCCTCCACGCTGACCATGCAGTACGTCCGCAACGTGCTCAAGAGCGACCCGGAGCGCACCGCCGAGGAGCGGGAGAGCGCGACCGAGGTGAGCGTCGGGCGCAAGCTCCAGGAGATCCGGTACGCCGCCGCGTTGGAGCAGACCCTCGACAAGGACGAGATCCTCGCCCGCTACCTGAACATCGCGTACTTCGGGTCCGGCGCGTACGGCATCGCGGCGGCCAGCGAACGGTACTTCAGCGTCACCCCGGCGGAGCTCACCCTCGCCCAGGCTGCCCTGCTGGCCGGGCTGGTGCAGTCGCCGAACGAGTACAGCCCGATCGACGGTGACCAGGACGCGGCCCTGGTCCGCCGCTCGTACGTGCTCGACTCGATGGTGGTCACCGGCGCGATCACCGCCGAGCAGGCGGAGCAGGCCCGCGCCGAGGAGCTGACGCTCGACCCGACCGAGCAGCCCAACGGCTGCACCGCGCTCTCCGGCGACCACGCCGACTGGGGCTTCTTCTGCGACTACCTGCGCAGCTGGTGGCTGGAGCAGCCGGCCTTCGGCAGCACGGTCGCCGAACGCGAGCAGGCCCTGAACCGGGGCGGGTACACGATCGTGACCTCGCTGGACCCGGCGGTGCAGGCGAGCGCGTTGCGGCAGTCGCTGGCGGTCTTCGACTCCGACGAGTCCCGGGCGCTGCCGATCGCCGCCGTCGAGCCGGGGACCGGCCGGGTGCTGGCGATGGCCGTCAACCGGAACTACAGTCTCGCCGCCAACCCGGACGGGCAGGACAACCGCCCGAACACGGTCAACCAGCTCGTGGCCGGCGGCGGGGCCATCGACGGCTACCAGGCCGGGTCGACGTTCAAGCTGTTCACCATGCTCGCCGCCCTGGAGTCGGGGCTGCCCCTGGACACCGAGTACTACGCGCCGACCCGGCTGGTCACCCGCCACCCCGCCGAGAACACGACGGCGGTCTGCGGCGACCGGTGGTGCCCGTCCAACGCAGACCCGGCCAGCATGAACGGCTACCGGACCATGTGGGACGGCTTCGGCCGCTCGGTGAACACCTACTTCGTCCGCCTCTCCGAGGAGGTCGGACCGGCCAAGGTGGTCGAGATGGCGGAGCGCCTCGGCATCCGGTTCCGCTCCGACCTCGACGAGAACCTGGCCCGCACCGAGGCCGCCGACTGGGGGGCCTTCACCCTCGGTGTGTCGGCCACCACCCCGCTGGACCTGGCCAACGCGTACGCCACGGTGGCCGCGGAGGGCACGTACTGCGAGCCGCTGCCGGTGCTCTCGATCGCCGGTCCGGACGGCGCGAAGCTCCCGGCCGGTGACCCGTCCTGCCGGCGGGTGCTCGACGCCGACGTGGCGCGGGCGGCCACCGACGCGGCCCGCTGCCCGGTCGGCCAGGATCCCGCGTACGGCCGGTGCACCGGCGGCACCGCCACCACCGCCGACCGGATCGTCGGCGGTCGCCCGCTGGCCGGCAAGTCCGGCACCTCCGACCAGGACGCCACCAAGTCGTTCGTCGCGTACACCCCGCAGGTCGCCGTCGCCGGCATCGCGGCCAACCCCGACGACCCGACCGACCGGGTGGGCATCTCGGCGCAGTCCGGTGTGGTGGCGGCGGTGGCCCGGGTGATCGACACCGCCACCGAGGGCGAACCGGAGGTCGACTTCACCCCGCCCAGCCGGCGGATCGCCCTCGGCGACGACGGCCAGGCACCTCCGTCGTCCAGCCGCTCCGGACGGGACCTCGACCTCGACCTGGACCTGGACCTGCCGGACTGGCTCGACCGGCTCCGCACGCCCCGCTGA